One Ammoniphilus sp. CFH 90114 genomic window carries:
- a CDS encoding ABC transporter substrate-binding protein: MRKQWKQFAMGVLGFSLALSLSACGGGGSSSQPAATPEKPAETTEVKQLKIGVTQIVEHPALDAARKGFVDYLNENGYKEGEQVTYDFQSAQGDMNTATSIAQKFSGDKVDLILAIATPTAQAAAQATKDIPILITAVTDPVVAKIVPDMDKPGANVTGTSDMNPIKEQLNLIKEIKPDAKKVGVIYNSGEANSVVQIEQAKALAPELGLELVERAVTNSSEVKQAAESFSGIDAFYVPTDNTVVSALDTVLMVAEQLKLPVVAGEGESVKNGALVTYGIDYYELGRQTGEMAVRVLNGEAKPADMAIETQKNLQLFVNKKAAERFGITLPQKMLDDADEVIE; this comes from the coding sequence ATGAGGAAGCAATGGAAACAGTTCGCAATGGGGGTTTTAGGATTCTCTTTAGCTCTATCTCTTAGTGCATGCGGAGGCGGAGGATCATCCAGCCAACCTGCTGCAACACCTGAGAAACCAGCTGAAACCACAGAAGTTAAACAATTGAAGATCGGTGTAACGCAGATTGTAGAGCACCCTGCCCTAGATGCTGCTCGTAAAGGGTTTGTTGATTATCTAAACGAGAACGGATATAAAGAAGGCGAGCAAGTCACGTACGATTTCCAGAGCGCTCAAGGAGATATGAATACAGCGACTTCTATTGCACAGAAATTTTCAGGAGATAAGGTAGATTTAATTCTAGCGATTGCGACACCAACAGCACAAGCTGCAGCTCAAGCAACGAAAGATATTCCGATTCTTATCACAGCGGTAACCGATCCAGTAGTAGCGAAGATTGTACCTGATATGGACAAGCCAGGAGCTAATGTAACAGGTACCTCAGATATGAATCCAATAAAAGAACAATTAAACTTGATTAAAGAAATCAAGCCAGATGCAAAGAAAGTCGGAGTAATCTACAATTCCGGAGAAGCGAACTCTGTTGTTCAGATTGAGCAAGCGAAAGCATTGGCTCCTGAACTAGGTCTTGAGCTTGTAGAGCGTGCTGTCACCAACAGTTCTGAAGTAAAGCAAGCCGCTGAATCATTCTCTGGAATTGACGCTTTTTACGTGCCAACTGATAATACCGTTGTGTCTGCTCTTGATACCGTGTTAATGGTTGCTGAGCAGCTTAAGCTTCCAGTTGTGGCTGGTGAAGGTGAATCCGTTAAAAATGGGGCTCTTGTCACTTATGGTATCGACTACTATGAGTTAGGTAGACAAACAGGGGAAATGGCAGTAAGAGTACTAAATGGGGAAGCCAAACCAGCAGACATGGCCATTGAAACGCAGAAGAACCTTCAATTATTCGTAAATAAAAAAGCTGCAGAACGCTTTGGCATCACCCTCCCTCAGAAGATGTTGGACGATGCGGATGAAGTTATTGAGTAA
- a CDS encoding Crp/Fnr family transcriptional regulator, with protein MKEIENSLQQMLKKIGMFQHCNEDELSQLSTLMLLKEGKKRDVLFYESDPCDVIYFIKKGRVKVFKTTEDGREQIVNLLGKGDMLPHVGWYGGSDYPATAELLEDGELYFMYVQQFTQLLEQQPKLTVKLLKELDVKIRALQSRLSHVLSKDMTEKIWGVLYALVKEKGKRIDEGFLLEIELTHQDIANMVGTTRETASRIISQLKKEGKMHLDHRFLMIKE; from the coding sequence GTGAAGGAAATCGAAAATTCATTACAGCAAATGCTTAAAAAAATAGGGATGTTTCAGCACTGCAATGAAGATGAGTTAAGCCAACTTTCCACCCTCATGCTCCTCAAGGAAGGAAAAAAGAGGGATGTTTTGTTTTATGAAAGTGATCCCTGTGACGTAATCTATTTTATAAAAAAGGGAAGAGTTAAAGTATTTAAAACGACGGAAGATGGCCGAGAACAAATTGTTAATCTCCTAGGCAAGGGAGATATGCTCCCTCACGTAGGTTGGTATGGGGGCAGTGATTATCCTGCTACAGCGGAATTACTTGAGGATGGGGAACTTTACTTTATGTATGTCCAGCAATTTACCCAGCTCCTTGAACAACAGCCTAAGCTGACCGTAAAACTCCTTAAAGAACTAGACGTTAAAATTAGAGCCCTTCAATCTCGCCTATCGCACGTATTGAGTAAAGATATGACAGAGAAGATATGGGGTGTTCTATACGCCTTAGTAAAGGAAAAAGGAAAAAGAATCGATGAAGGTTTTCTATTAGAAATCGAATTGACGCATCAGGATATAGCCAATATGGTTGGAACTACGAGAGAAACGGCGAGTCGAATCATTAGTCAACTAAAAAAAGAGGGAAAGATGCACTTGGACCATCGTTTCCTGATGATCAAGGAGTAA
- a CDS encoding TerC family protein produces the protein MDWQFIVAFINIIIIDLVLSGDNAVVVGMASRNLPPGQRKKAILWGTAGAVGLRLFFTALATWLLGIPYIKLIGGLLLVWIAFKLLLQQEEASSIQSGKNTWDAVKIIIIADFIMSLDNVLAIGGAAKGSFGLIVFGLLLSVPLLMWGSSIVAKWMNEYPILTYFGSGVLAYTAATMVMEDPLTHSLLQEFNVPGQHILLPLTVTGIVIIFGKIWRDTIVTIHRLK, from the coding sequence TTGGATTGGCAGTTTATTGTAGCTTTTATCAATATTATTATTATTGATCTCGTTCTGAGTGGCGATAATGCTGTGGTAGTTGGAATGGCCAGTCGCAACTTGCCGCCAGGACAAAGGAAGAAAGCTATTCTATGGGGAACGGCGGGGGCTGTTGGCCTCAGATTGTTCTTTACGGCATTGGCCACATGGCTCTTAGGCATTCCTTATATTAAACTAATAGGTGGATTATTGCTTGTATGGATAGCGTTTAAATTGCTCCTTCAACAAGAAGAGGCCTCATCGATTCAATCTGGGAAGAATACGTGGGATGCTGTTAAAATTATCATTATTGCAGATTTTATTATGAGTCTTGACAATGTATTAGCCATTGGCGGTGCAGCAAAGGGGAGTTTTGGATTAATTGTATTCGGACTATTACTTAGTGTGCCCTTATTAATGTGGGGGAGCAGTATTGTAGCAAAATGGATGAATGAATATCCGATCTTAACGTATTTTGGATCAGGGGTACTAGCTTATACCGCCGCGACGATGGTCATGGAAGATCCATTAACCCATTCACTTCTTCAAGAATTTAATGTGCCCGGACAGCATATTCTGCTCCCTCTTACGGTTACAGGTATTGTAATCATTTTCGGTAAAATCTGGAGGGATACGATTGTCACCATCCACCGTCTAAAGTAA
- a CDS encoding glycosyltransferase: MKILILSESIAGSGHNRAAENVAKGFKRHVPTADIKVDTSLTHVSPLLEKLSNKLYMGAIRHAAPIWGWAYRRDKEWSLMGKNVLKKYIAKKMIPYLEKERPDIVVSTHAFCLGGLAELKSSYSFRLGAALTDYWVNPFWIHDEIDAYFVGATSLKKKMIADFGMDSERIHVTGIPIDPIFEQSRKQLEIREQHSVPQHALFILVTGGGLGLLPYREILNGLSRVAYPLYVAVLAGTNQQAKKDLEDYLVHNPFPHPVIIMDYVNNIHEWMQSADLLIGKPGGLTVSEALASHLPMLIYKPIPGQEERNSQFLLAHEVGMRATGVDELTHRVTEFCLDEDRSKRWRERIQPFSKPSSAVEVGKIMLTVE; encoded by the coding sequence ATGAAAATTCTTATTCTCTCTGAATCGATCGCCGGATCCGGCCATAATCGCGCCGCGGAGAATGTAGCTAAAGGTTTTAAGAGACATGTTCCTACAGCCGATATTAAAGTAGATACCTCCTTAACCCATGTAAGCCCTTTATTAGAGAAACTGTCAAATAAGCTCTACATGGGAGCTATTCGCCATGCAGCTCCAATATGGGGTTGGGCTTATCGGCGGGATAAGGAATGGAGTCTTATGGGAAAGAACGTATTGAAAAAATATATTGCAAAAAAGATGATTCCATATTTGGAAAAGGAGCGTCCAGATATCGTAGTAAGTACCCATGCCTTCTGTCTGGGTGGACTTGCTGAACTTAAGTCTTCTTATTCCTTTCGTTTAGGGGCGGCTTTAACCGACTACTGGGTGAACCCTTTCTGGATTCATGATGAAATCGACGCCTACTTTGTAGGGGCAACAAGTCTGAAAAAGAAAATGATAGCAGACTTTGGAATGGATTCAGAAAGAATTCACGTCACAGGTATTCCGATCGATCCTATTTTTGAGCAATCTAGGAAACAATTAGAGATTAGGGAACAGCACTCGGTACCTCAGCATGCTCTCTTTATTTTAGTAACAGGTGGAGGCTTAGGCTTGTTGCCTTACCGAGAGATACTGAATGGGTTATCAAGGGTAGCTTACCCCTTGTATGTGGCAGTCTTGGCAGGAACAAATCAACAGGCAAAGAAAGATTTAGAAGACTATTTAGTACATAACCCTTTCCCGCATCCAGTCATAATTATGGATTACGTGAACAATATACATGAATGGATGCAAAGTGCAGATTTGCTCATTGGGAAGCCAGGTGGACTTACTGTTTCAGAAGCCTTGGCAAGTCATTTACCTATGTTGATTTACAAGCCTATTCCTGGTCAGGAAGAACGAAATAGCCAATTCTTGCTTGCTCATGAAGTCGGAATGAGAGCAACAGGCGTGGACGAGCTTACTCATCGTGTTACGGAATTCTGTCTTGATGAAGATCGGTCTAAGCGTTGGAGAGAAAGGATACAGCCCTTTTCTAAGCCAAGTTCGGCTGTTGAGGTAGGAAAGATTATGTTAACGGTAGAATAA
- a CDS encoding alpha/beta-type small acid-soluble spore protein: MPNNNQKLVSGAAQALDQMKYEIAQEFGVQLGPEQTARANGSVGGEITKRLVQFAEQQLSGMRQ, from the coding sequence ATGCCAAACAACAACCAAAAGTTAGTTTCTGGTGCAGCTCAAGCTCTTGACCAAATGAAGTATGAAATTGCTCAAGAATTTGGCGTACAACTTGGACCTGAACAAACTGCTCGTGCTAACGGTTCTGTTGGTGGAGAAATCACCAAGCGTTTAGTACAATTCGCTGAGCAACAACTTAGCGGAATGCGTCAATAA
- a CDS encoding DUF2953 domain-containing protein — protein MKWFLLVWTTLWIIFLLTNVKIIIEYKKAKENDHMHLELQFLFGLVVFKFDIPVLKLTSLLEGTPVKAQTASDLPAAEDQEPPVAKGGFFLSPRMVRKVLQFLNRLKLRAHDLQEVAKFTLSRFRCERFEWYTRVGVGDAAKTGMVTGMFWGVKTTFIGIFTHYISMRTTPRINVIPAYHTTEVDTRFLCIFRYRIGNSIIAVVRILFKLIKGREGIWQNTLFRA, from the coding sequence ATGAAATGGTTCTTACTCGTTTGGACGACATTGTGGATTATTTTTTTGTTAACCAATGTCAAGATCATTATTGAATACAAGAAGGCAAAAGAAAACGATCACATGCATCTGGAGCTCCAATTTTTGTTCGGTTTAGTGGTTTTTAAGTTCGATATTCCTGTTTTGAAACTGACTTCCTTACTTGAAGGTACTCCTGTTAAGGCTCAAACTGCCTCTGATCTTCCTGCTGCAGAAGACCAGGAGCCGCCAGTGGCTAAAGGGGGTTTTTTCCTATCTCCAAGAATGGTTCGAAAAGTGTTACAGTTTCTAAATCGTCTCAAGCTTAGAGCTCATGACTTACAGGAAGTAGCTAAATTTACTCTAAGTCGGTTTAGGTGTGAAAGATTTGAATGGTATACACGTGTAGGGGTTGGGGATGCAGCCAAGACAGGAATGGTGACCGGCATGTTCTGGGGAGTGAAAACCACGTTTATTGGTATATTCACACATTACATCTCCATGCGTACTACCCCTCGGATCAATGTGATTCCTGCTTACCATACAACCGAGGTGGATACTCGATTTCTTTGTATATTCCGATATCGTATAGGGAACTCTATTATCGCAGTCGTGCGAATCCTATTCAAATTAATCAAAGGGCGTGAAGGTATATGGCAGAACACCCTATTCAGGGCTTAA
- the ytfJ gene encoding GerW family sporulation protein → MAEHPIQGLMQTAMENLKEMVDVNTIVGDPVETPDGSVILPISKVGFGFAAGGSEFEYEVGKEQGGKEMPFGGGSGGGVSITPVAFLVVGKNGIKTIPLEGSNHLYDRIMDMAPQFLEKFQSMMGKNKGQGSGRLERGAEDPFDIQ, encoded by the coding sequence ATGGCAGAACACCCTATTCAGGGCTTAATGCAGACAGCAATGGAAAATTTGAAGGAAATGGTGGATGTAAATACCATTGTGGGTGACCCTGTTGAGACTCCGGATGGAAGTGTGATTCTCCCCATTTCTAAGGTAGGTTTTGGGTTTGCGGCCGGTGGAAGTGAATTTGAATATGAAGTAGGGAAAGAACAGGGCGGAAAAGAAATGCCTTTCGGTGGTGGTAGTGGTGGAGGTGTTTCTATTACACCTGTTGCTTTTCTTGTAGTCGGAAAAAACGGAATTAAAACCATTCCCCTTGAAGGTTCAAACCATCTATATGATCGCATCATGGATATGGCTCCACAGTTCCTTGAGAAGTTCCAGTCGATGATGGGCAAAAATAAAGGTCAAGGAAGCGGAAGACTTGAAAGAGGGGCAGAAGACCCTTTTGACATTCAATAA
- the pyc gene encoding pyruvate carboxylase — MKQIKRFRKVLVANRGEIAIRIFRACTELGIRTVAVYSEQDNIALHRFKADEAYLIGEGKGAIEAYLDIEGILEVAKRHNVDAIHPGYGFLSENAELAKRCHEEGIVFIGPNPEHIQMFGDKVDARTMAIKAGIPVIPGTPEPIQTLQEAMFFAKEHGYPIIIKAASGGGGRGMRIVRNPDELQEALDRARSEAKSAFGNTAVYIEKYLEKPKHIEVQILADRYGHVVHLFERDCSIQRRHQKVVEVAPSVSLPEALRDEINQSALQLMTTAGYVNAGTVEYLVTQDHKFYFIEVNPRVQVEHTITEMITGIDIVQSQIRIAEGYALRDKEIGINSQDDIATRGYAIQCRVTTEDPARGFLPETGRLLAYRSGGGFGIRLDAGNGYPGAVITPHYDSLLVKVSAWAMQYEQASRKMLRTLKEFRIRGVKTNIPFLENVVQHSDFLSGNYNTSFIDTTNELFEFPKRRDRGTKLLTYIGQTIVNGHPGLPKGKKPSFSAPRIPITTFKQEYPKGTKQILDQQGPAGLINWIQQENCLLITDTTFRDAQQSLFATRVRTHDMLQIAEATGKLAPNLFSLEMWGGATFDTTMRFLNEDPWERLHLLREQIPNLLFQMLFRGANAVGYTNYPDNVIRKFVQLSADAGIDVFRIFDSLNWLDGMRVAIDAVLETGKIAEATVCYTGNILDPKRDKYSLQYYINLAKELERTGAHILCIKDMAGLLTPFAAYELVRALKQEIGIPIHLHTHDTSGNQLGTLLKAYEAGVDIVDVAVSSLSGLTSQPSLNGLVATLKGQQRETGLNEDHMQKLSDYWEDVRKYYVGFESEMKASTTDVYQHEMPGGQYTNLNQQAIGVGLGDRWDEVKEMYATVNMMFGDIVKVTPSSKVVGDMALFMVQNNLTEQDVYEKGDRLDFPESVVQFFQGYLGQPPGGFPSQLRDIILKGRDYFTCRPGELLPPVDFEKIRLELEEKVNRSVTELDVMSYIMYPKVFLDKEKNSNEYGKLSVLDTPTFFYGLRLGEEIAVDIEQGKTLVVKLVSIGETAADGTRTVYYELNGQPREVTVRDLTAKVSVQARRKVDTTDPEQIGATMPGKVLKLMVEPGDKVKKGEHLVVTEAMKMETTLQAPFNAVVKNVHVKNGETIETGDLLIELTKAK; from the coding sequence ATGAAACAGATCAAACGATTTAGAAAAGTATTGGTAGCCAATCGTGGCGAGATCGCTATTCGTATTTTTCGGGCATGTACAGAGCTTGGGATTCGTACGGTGGCGGTATACTCCGAGCAGGACAACATTGCCCTCCATCGCTTTAAGGCAGATGAAGCTTATCTCATAGGAGAAGGAAAAGGGGCAATAGAAGCTTATCTTGATATTGAAGGTATTTTAGAGGTAGCGAAGCGTCACAATGTAGATGCCATTCATCCTGGTTATGGATTCCTCTCAGAAAATGCTGAACTCGCGAAAAGATGCCATGAAGAAGGCATTGTATTCATCGGTCCGAACCCAGAGCACATCCAGATGTTCGGAGACAAAGTGGATGCTCGGACGATGGCCATTAAAGCAGGCATACCGGTTATACCTGGGACCCCCGAACCGATTCAAACCCTTCAAGAAGCGATGTTCTTTGCTAAGGAACATGGATACCCCATTATTATTAAGGCCGCTTCAGGTGGCGGTGGACGAGGAATGAGAATTGTCCGCAATCCAGACGAATTACAAGAGGCCCTTGACCGAGCAAGATCTGAAGCAAAATCAGCATTCGGGAATACAGCTGTCTATATTGAGAAGTATCTAGAGAAACCCAAGCACATTGAAGTGCAGATTCTTGCTGACCGATACGGTCACGTTGTACATCTCTTCGAAAGAGACTGCTCCATTCAACGTAGACACCAAAAGGTTGTCGAAGTAGCGCCAAGTGTCTCTCTTCCTGAGGCGTTGCGTGATGAGATTAACCAATCCGCCCTTCAATTAATGACGACAGCCGGTTACGTCAACGCCGGTACAGTAGAATACTTAGTTACACAGGATCATAAGTTCTACTTTATTGAAGTCAATCCACGAGTACAAGTTGAGCATACCATCACCGAGATGATTACAGGAATCGATATCGTTCAATCTCAGATCCGTATTGCTGAAGGCTACGCATTAAGGGATAAAGAAATAGGGATTAACAGCCAAGATGATATCGCTACACGGGGTTATGCTATCCAGTGCCGAGTCACGACAGAGGATCCTGCTCGAGGCTTCCTCCCAGAGACCGGACGTTTGCTGGCCTATCGCTCTGGTGGGGGCTTCGGTATACGATTAGATGCAGGGAATGGTTATCCCGGTGCCGTTATAACCCCACACTACGATTCTTTATTAGTAAAAGTATCTGCTTGGGCGATGCAGTACGAGCAGGCCTCTCGCAAGATGCTGCGCACTCTCAAAGAGTTTCGTATTAGAGGGGTCAAAACTAATATTCCTTTCCTTGAGAACGTCGTTCAACATTCAGATTTCCTTAGCGGAAACTATAACACCTCCTTCATTGACACCACGAATGAACTATTTGAATTTCCAAAGCGAAGAGACAGAGGGACAAAACTGCTAACTTATATCGGCCAAACGATCGTGAATGGCCATCCTGGACTCCCTAAGGGGAAGAAACCTAGCTTCTCAGCCCCTCGGATTCCAATCACTACATTTAAACAAGAATACCCAAAGGGAACGAAACAGATACTGGACCAACAGGGTCCAGCTGGACTGATTAACTGGATACAACAAGAGAATTGCCTTCTTATTACAGATACAACATTCCGTGATGCACAACAATCCCTATTTGCCACCCGAGTTAGAACCCATGACATGTTGCAGATCGCGGAAGCAACAGGGAAGTTAGCCCCGAACTTATTCTCCTTGGAGATGTGGGGAGGAGCTACCTTTGACACAACGATGAGGTTTCTCAATGAAGACCCATGGGAGAGACTTCATTTACTAAGAGAACAAATTCCAAATCTTCTTTTCCAGATGCTTTTCCGTGGAGCAAATGCTGTAGGATATACGAATTACCCGGATAATGTAATCCGCAAGTTCGTACAGTTATCTGCTGATGCTGGAATTGATGTTTTCCGCATCTTTGATAGCTTAAACTGGCTAGATGGGATGAGAGTAGCTATTGACGCGGTATTAGAAACCGGTAAAATTGCCGAAGCAACGGTTTGCTATACAGGGAATATCCTCGATCCGAAACGAGATAAGTACTCCCTTCAGTACTATATCAACTTAGCCAAGGAATTAGAGCGCACAGGAGCCCATATTCTCTGCATTAAAGATATGGCTGGTCTTCTGACACCATTCGCTGCGTATGAGTTAGTTCGCGCTCTGAAGCAAGAGATCGGGATCCCGATTCATCTTCATACTCATGATACCAGCGGCAATCAGCTTGGCACGCTATTGAAGGCTTATGAAGCGGGTGTTGATATTGTTGATGTGGCCGTAAGTTCGTTGTCAGGACTGACTTCTCAGCCCAGCTTGAATGGTCTAGTCGCTACCTTAAAGGGACAACAAAGAGAAACCGGGCTAAACGAAGACCACATGCAGAAACTCTCCGATTATTGGGAGGATGTCCGGAAGTATTATGTTGGCTTTGAGAGTGAAATGAAAGCATCAACGACTGACGTCTATCAGCATGAGATGCCAGGTGGTCAGTATACGAACTTAAACCAGCAAGCTATAGGTGTAGGCCTTGGTGACCGTTGGGATGAAGTAAAGGAAATGTATGCCACTGTTAACATGATGTTCGGTGACATTGTGAAGGTAACTCCTTCCTCTAAGGTCGTAGGAGACATGGCTCTGTTTATGGTACAAAATAATCTGACTGAACAGGACGTTTATGAAAAAGGAGATCGTCTAGATTTCCCTGAGTCCGTCGTCCAATTCTTCCAAGGATATTTGGGCCAACCGCCAGGAGGATTCCCTTCCCAATTGAGGGATATCATTCTTAAGGGGCGAGATTACTTTACTTGCCGTCCAGGTGAGCTTCTTCCTCCTGTGGACTTTGAGAAGATACGTCTGGAACTAGAAGAAAAAGTAAATCGATCTGTTACAGAATTAGATGTCATGTCTTATATCATGTACCCAAAGGTGTTCCTCGATAAAGAAAAAAATTCTAATGAATACGGTAAACTCTCTGTTCTTGATACTCCGACCTTCTTCTATGGTCTACGCTTAGGGGAAGAGATCGCCGTTGATATTGAACAAGGGAAAACTCTCGTGGTGAAACTTGTCTCGATTGGAGAGACAGCTGCTGACGGTACAAGAACCGTTTATTATGAATTGAACGGGCAGCCTCGTGAAGTGACTGTTCGGGATCTAACAGCTAAGGTATCCGTTCAAGCCAGACGTAAGGTGGATACAACAGACCCTGAGCAAATTGGAGCGACCATGCCAGGTAAAGTACTTAAGCTCATGGTAGAACCAGGAGACAAGGTAAAGAAGGGTGAACATTTGGTTGTTACGGAAGCCATGAAGATGGAAACTACGCTTCAAGCACCGTTTAATGCTGTAGTGAAGAACGTCCACGTGAAAAATGGCGAGACCATTGAAACGGGTGACCTGCTTATTGAGCTGACGAAGGCAAAATAA